Below is a window of Streptomyces genisteinicus DNA.
CGCCAGGAACCGTTCTTCGCCGCGGCCAGGAAGGTCAAGCGGCGCTACCTGATCGACCGGACCGGCTCCACCGAGCGCCCGGTGCGCGCCTCGGCGCTGACCGCCGACGCGTGCCGCACGCTGGCCTCGCTCCCGAGCGAGATCATCAAGCCGTCCTGGGAGAGCACCTTCAACCGCCTCTCCGACGTGGAGCTGAAGCGGGAGCTGGCCGAACTGGACAGCGACATCCTGGTCAGCACCACACCGGCCCTGATGGCCGCCGTCGCCGAACTCACCCCCGCCCGGGTGATCACCGTGCACCAGGAGCACCGGGCCTCCCAGCTCCGCGGCGTCACCGGTGAACCCCTGCTCGTGTACGGGCCCATGCTCGACGCCCTGGTCTCGCTCACCGAGCGCACCAACGACTGGTTCGCCGACTCGCTCCAGGCCGCCGCGCCCGAGCTGGTCTTCATCCCCAACGCGGTGCCCGACGGCTACCGCCAGCGCTCCGACCTGGAGAGCAGGACGATCGTCCTGGCTGCCCGGATGACCCCGGAGAAGCAGCTGGACCACGCCATCAACGCGTTCCACAAGCTCCGCGACGACTTCCCGGACTGGACGCTGCGCATCTTCGGCGACGGCCCCCAGCTCGTCAGGCTGCGCCGTCTCGTCGAAGGGCTCGGCCTGCACTCGCACGTCGAACTCATGGGCCGCTCCGACCAGATGGAACAGGAGTGGGCCAAGGCCGCGCTCTGCCTGCTGCCCTCGCGCAACGAGGCGTTCCCGCTGGTGCTGCTGGAGGTGTTCGCCGCCGGTGTGCCGGTGATCGCCTACGACATCGTCACCGGCCCCGCCGAGATCATCCGCCACGACGTGGACGGCCTGCTCGTCCCCCCGGGCGACATCGACTCCCTCGCGTCGGCCATGTCCCGGCTGATGAGCGACGACGAGACGCGGCACGCCTTCGGCAGGGCCGCCCGTGCCGGGGTCGACGAGCGCTTCTCCGGCGAGAAGATCACCGCCCAGTGGGAGGAGCTCTTCGAGCGCCTCCTCGCCGGCCGCGACAAGCCCGAGCGGCTCGCCGCGCGCGCCGACCGCACCGCGCTGCGCATCGCCGAGGGCGGCACCAAGAGCTTCAGCGTCGCCGCCCCCGTCTCCCACCTCGCGAACTCCGCCGACGAGCAGAAGGCCCGCGAGGTCCTCATCCAGGCGCAGGACCGGTCCCTGATCCGCTCCGCCGGCCGCCTGGCCGAGGAGCGCAACGACATAAACGGACCGACCATGGCCGATCTCAACCTGGAGATCACGGCCGGGGCCTTCGAGAGCGCGGGCGTCCCCTTCGTCCTCGTCCGCAACGACGGCGTCCCGCACCTGCTCGCCGTGCCGGTCGAGCGGCGCGCGGACGCGCTGCGCGCGCTGGCCACCGAGCTGGCGGGCCAGCCGGTCTACGGCGAGCTGATCACGCCGCGCGGCGCCGCCCCCGGCGCGGTGCTCGCCGAACGCCTCGAAGGCGTCGGCGACATCGCCGGCGTGCGGGTCTTCAAGCCGGTGACGAGCCCGAGCCGCACCCTGCGCTACGGGCCCGCCTACGGCTGCACCGTCGAGTTCTGGGACGAGGACGAGGACGGCTGGCGCAACAGCCCCCGGTCCGCGACGCTCCTCGGCCGCAGGCTGCCCTCGCTGGAGGCCACGGCCAAGATCCAGGTCGGCGAGCACGCCTACCCGACGCTGAGCCAGTTCACCAAGAAGCTGATGTGGGACGTCGACTTCCCCGTCGACGTCGTCTACACCTGGGTCGACGACACCGACCCGGCCTGGCGCGAGCGGCGCGACGCCGTCCGCCGGCGCATGGACATGCCCGTCGACGACGCGGACAGCGGCGACGTCCGCTTCCGCAACCGCGACGAACTGCGGTACTCGCTGCGGTCGCTGGCGATGTTCGCGCCGTGGGTGCGGACCGTCTACCTGGTGACGGACGACCAGACGCCCTCCTGGCTCGACACCGACCAGCCAGGCATCGAGGTCGTCAGCCACCGGGA
It encodes the following:
- a CDS encoding stealth conserved region 3 domain-containing protein; amino-acid sequence: MKITFLLTWGDEMGGTEMAAYTQAIHLAPRHEVEVLSVFKTRQEPFFAAARKVKRRYLIDRTGSTERPVRASALTADACRTLASLPSEIIKPSWESTFNRLSDVELKRELAELDSDILVSTTPALMAAVAELTPARVITVHQEHRASQLRGVTGEPLLVYGPMLDALVSLTERTNDWFADSLQAAAPELVFIPNAVPDGYRQRSDLESRTIVLAARMTPEKQLDHAINAFHKLRDDFPDWTLRIFGDGPQLVRLRRLVEGLGLHSHVELMGRSDQMEQEWAKAALCLLPSRNEAFPLVLLEVFAAGVPVIAYDIVTGPAEIIRHDVDGLLVPPGDIDSLASAMSRLMSDDETRHAFGRAARAGVDERFSGEKITAQWEELFERLLAGRDKPERLAARADRTALRIAEGGTKSFSVAAPVSHLANSADEQKAREVLIQAQDRSLIRSAGRLAEERNDINGPTMADLNLEITAGAFESAGVPFVLVRNDGVPHLLAVPVERRADALRALATELAGQPVYGELITPRGAAPGAVLAERLEGVGDIAGVRVFKPVTSPSRTLRYGPAYGCTVEFWDEDEDGWRNSPRSATLLGRRLPSLEATAKIQVGEHAYPTLSQFTKKLMWDVDFPVDVVYTWVDDTDPAWRERRDAVRRRMDMPVDDADSGDVRFRNRDELRYSLRSLAMFAPWVRTVYLVTDDQTPSWLDTDQPGIEVVSHRDIFTDPEWLPTFNSHAIESQLHRIEGLSEHFLYLNDDVFIGRPLTASSFFMSNGLAKLFRSPTAVPPSDPSPDDEGYFAAAKNNRGLLEEAFGRVATHGFLHAPHPLRRSVLAEIAERFPEEVSATARNPFRANTDLSLTSSLHHHYGYLTGRSVPALISCSYINVGNYEHHTVLSRLLASRSHDVFCIGESADAEVPVDEQDRVLRAFLNAYYPVRSRFERD